A portion of the Cydia fagiglandana chromosome 7, ilCydFagi1.1, whole genome shotgun sequence genome contains these proteins:
- the LOC134665994 gene encoding dihydrolipoyl dehydrogenase gives MGYKFLKLASTSIRPVSVRIGVRSYATTHDADLVVIGAGPGGYVAAIKAAQLGMKVVSVEKDPTLGGTCLNVGCIPSKALLHNTHLYHQAQHDFKRRGIEVGSVQINFKTLMEYKEASVKALTGGIAMLFQKNKVKLVKGVGTIVAPNKVEVKGASGVETVNTKNILIATGSEVTPFPGVTVDQTNIVDSTGALSLPQIPKKMLVIGAGVIGLELGSVYQRLGAEVTAIEFLGTIGGVGIDLEVANTLQKILAKQGMKFKLSTKVMGIKKDGGTVKVDVESAKGGNKESLDCDVVLISIGRRPYTRDLGLDKVGIALDDRGRVPVNEKFQTKVPGIYAIGDCIHGPMLAHKAEDEGIVCVEGIKGMPVHFNYDAIPSVIYTTPEVGWVGKSEEDLKKEGKAYKVGKFPFLANSRAKTNGEPDGFVKVLSDKATDVILGTHIIGPGGGELINEAVLAQEYGAAAEDVARVCHAHPTCAEALREANLAAYCGKPINF, from the exons atgggctACAAATTTCTTAAACTAGCTTCCACTTCCATAAGG CCAGTGAGTGTCCGAATTGGAGTGAGGTCGTACGCAACAACCCATGATGCAGATCTCGTGGTTATCGGCGCCGGCCCTGGCGGTTATGTCGCGGCGATAAAGGCTGCTCAGCTTGGAATGAAG gtaGTGTCTGTGGAGAAAGACCCTACTCTCGGTGGTACCTGCCTAAATGTGGGATGTATTCCCTCTAAGGCCCTGCTACACAACACACACTTGTACCACCAAGCGCAACATGACTTCAAGCGCAGAGGCATTGAAGTTGGATCAGTACAAATTAACTTCAAAACTCTGATGGAGTACAAAGAAGCTTCTGTGAAAGCCCTTACTGGAGGAATTGCTATGCTTTTCCAGAAGAATAAG GTCAAGCTGGTAAAAGGTGTAGGCACCATTGTGGCACCCAACAAGGTGGAAGTGAAAGGTGCCAGCGGAGTAGAGACAGTCAATACCAAGAACATTCTGATTGCCACTGGCTCTGAAGTCACACCCTTCCCTGGAGTTaca GTTGATCAGACGAATATCGTGGATTCAACCGGCGCCTTATCCCTGCCTCAAATCCCTAAGAAGATGCTCGTCATCGGCGCCGGCGTCATTGGTCTGGAGCTCGGCTCGGTCTACCAGAGGCTCGGCGCTGAGGTCACGGCTATTGAGTTCCTTGGCACTATTGGTG GTGTCGGTATCGACCTGGAAGTAGCGAACACGCTCCAAAAGATTCTGGCCAAGCAGGGCATGAAGTTCAAGCTCAGCACCAAGGTCATGGGCATCAAGAAGGACGGTGGGACTGTCAAGGTCGACGTAGAGTCGGCAAAGGGCGGCAACAAGGAGTCG TTGGATTGCGACGTTGTGCTGATCTCGATCGGCCGCCGGCCCTACACCCGCGACCTGGGGCTCGACAAGGTGGGCATCGCGCTCGACGACCGCGGCCGAGTGCCCGTCAACGAGAAGTTCCAGACCAAAGTGCCCGG AATCTACGCGATTGGCGACTGCATCCACGGTCCCATGTTGGCGCACAAGGCAGAAGACGAAGGCATCGTTTGCGTGGAAGGCATTAAG GGTATGCCGGTACACTTTAACTACGACGCGATCCCGTCTGTGATCTACACCACGCCCGAGGTCGGCTGGGTCGGCAAGTCTGAGGAGGACCTTAAGAAAGAG GGCAAGGCGTACAAAGTAGGCAAATTCCCGTTCCTGGCGAACTCCCGAGCGAAGACCAACGGCGAGCCCGACGGCTTCGTCAAGGTCCTCTCCGACAAGGCCACCGACGTCATCCTCGGCACACACATCATCGGCCCC GGTGGCGGCGAGCTGATCAACGAGGCCGTGCTGGCGCAGGAGTACGGCGCCGCCGCCGAGGACGTCGCCCGCGTCTGCCACGCGCATCCT ACCTGCGCAGAGGCGCTGCGTGAAGCGAACCTTGCGGCGTACTGCGGCAAGCCCATCAACTTCTAA